In the Candidatus Izemoplasmatales bacterium genome, TTCCCGCGATCGCATCGGTCGCGCGGCGGAGAAGCGGCAGGTCGTTCGTCGTCTCCGCGCAGGGCAAAACCTCGGCGATCAGAAAATCCTTGTATGCGACGTCGTCCCCGGCGCCGGCACGTTCGAGCCACATGGCGTAATCGAGCGTGCCGGCGTCTTTTTCGATCTGCGACAACTCGGTCCGGACGGCTTCGAACCCGCCGGCGTCGCCGATTCCGAGACGATGCATGCCGAGCAGGAAGAGCGCCCGCGGACGGAAGCGGGATCCGGGAGCGACCATCCCGACGGCTTCCGTCGGATCGGAGGCGATCGCGGCGCGCGCGATGTGGTACCGGTCGCGGAACGGTTCGGAGAGCAGCGCCAGGGTGGCATCAGCGATCGGCGGTTCGTCATGTCCCGCCAGGGCGCCGAACTCGTAGCGGATCACGGCGAGTTCCGCCAACCGCCGGAAGTTGCGCGCTTTGACGAAGGCGTGTTCGGCGAGGTGGAGCGCGTCCGCCGCCTTCAGAAGCCGACCCGTCCGGCCGTAGCCGACGGCCTTCAGGTATTCGATCATCGGCCAGAACCGGACGAACGCATACTCCGTCTTGGACAACTCCTCGAGAATCTCGACGGCGTCGCCGGGACGGTCGAGCGCGATCATCCCGGCGGCCGCGTAGAACATGAAGACGCCGAACGCGTAGCCGTCCATCGACTCGAGGAAGCGCGAAAGGTTGTCGATCGTCCGTCGAACCGCCTTCGCGTCGCCGCGCTCGACGTCCCGGATCATCCGGGCGATGTCGGTGAGGATCGCGAACTCGACGTTGCGGACCTCGTATCCGACACGTTCGACCTCCTCGTAGTCGCCCTCCAGATAGGCGTCGAGGGCGCGGTCGAAGAGGACGAGCTGCTCCTCGACGTTCATTCCGAGCGTATACTCGAGGTCCATCCGCTCCATGATCAGATGCAGGCTGTCGTCGTTGACCGCGATCGAGTTGGTCTCCATCTTGGAGACGTAGGTGTTCGAGCAGATGCCCTTGGAGAGGGTTTCCTGCGTCATGTTCAGTTCCTTGCGCCGTTTGCGGATCTGCATCCCCACGGCGGTGAAGAAGAAACGCACACGGTCGTCGCGCCGGCGCGACATGTCCTTCCTGATTCGGGTGATCATCGATGCACACGGTCTCCTTTCGCTTGAGATCGGCTCCGCTTTCGCAACATCCTCGGCGTGGCCTTGATCCCGATCCGGTCTCATCCGGATTTCGTCCGCGTACCATTATATCGTAAACATTCATTAATGCAATCTGTTTTTCGATTGAAAAAATCACCGGAACCGCCAACTTCGCAGAACCTGTCGGAAGAAATACGCGATCGCGTTAAAAAAAAGAAAAAGAGACCGGATTTCCAGTCTCGTTCTTCATTCGTCGGATCGGGGCGTCGGTTGCGGTTCGGTGCAGACGGACAGGAACGGACATCCGTCGCAAAGCGGTTTGCGGGCGTAGCAGCGGTACCGTCCGAAATGGATCATGCGATGGTGCAAGGCGATCCACGTCGAAGGCGCGAACGCCTCCGTCAGCTTCCGTTCGATCTTCGCCGGATCCTCGTCCCTGGCGGCAAAGCCGAGCCGGTAGGAAACGCGCGAAACGTGCGTGTCGACGGCGATCCGCGGTTCGCGGTACCATTCCGCGAGAAAGACGTTGGCGGTCTTCCGGCCGACGCCGGGGAGGCTTTCGAGGAAGGCCTGGTCGTTCGGGATGTCGCCGCCGGCGGCGGCGATCCGCGCGGCCGCGGCGCGGATGTTCTTCGCCTTCGCGCGAAACAGGCCGAGATGGCGGATCAGATCCTCGATCTCGCCCGCGGGGGCGGCGGCGTACGCGGCGGCGTCCGGATACCGCGCGAACAGCGCGGGGGTGACCCGGTTCACCGCGGCGTCGGTCGTCTGCGCCGAAAGCATCACCGCCACGAGCAGGTCGATCTGCCGGCGGTAGTCGAGCTCGCAGGCCGCCTCCGGGAACAGCGTCCCCAGGGTCGCGAAGACGAATTCCGCACGGTCGGTCATTTCTTCGGCCACGTGTCGAAGAAGTTCTTGAGCGCCTCGGGCTGACCGGCGTCGTATTTCACCGGATTCTCGCCCTTGGCGCGCTGGCGGCGCTTGACGAGCAGGGTGTCGACGTAGCTCAGGGTATGTTTGTTGGCCTTGACGGAGTCGAGCACCGCGCGCCGGATCTCGAGCGGTTCGAACCGGTCTTCGCCGACCCACTTGCGGATGATCTCGATCTCGATCGGGGTGAGCTGTTTCTGAAAGCCCGTCTCGAGCATGTCGACGATCTCCTCCTCGGTGGTCGCGTACGCCTTGGGCGGCGTCTCGACCGCGGCGAAGCGGCGTTCGTAGTCGGCGAGGATGCGGACGACGAGGTTGTCGAGATGGAAGGTCTCGGTCTCCTTCCCGCTCGGGGACGTCGCCATCTCGATCTTGAGCAGGCCCGTGCCCATCATCGTCTCGAGGACCGAGGCGACCTGATCGGCGGGAATGCCGAGATCCTTCGAGAGCTTTTCGGGGTTGGGCAGGCGGACGCCCTTCCTGCTCCGCTGGTAGAGGTCGATGGCGATGAAGGCGCCGGTCTCGTTCAGTCCGACCGTCTTGTAGTTGGCGAGCACGAACTTCCCGAAGTCGACGATGCCTTCCTCGATCAGGCGTCGGATCAACGCGTATTCCATGGGGATCGTCTCCTTTCCGGGCATCATTCGCCGTCCGCCGGTTCGGCGGAGGCGAGCAGGTCGAGCGCCGCCTTCGCGGCGTTCTGCTCGGCCAGCTGCTTCTTGGTCCCGCGGCCGCGGCCGAGGACGATGTTCTCGTCGATGAACCGGACGACCGCGACGAATTCGCGCGCATGCGCCGGTCCCGTCTCCGATTCGATGACGTACTCGAGCGTCCGCTTCTCCGACTGCACGAGTTCCTGGAGGGTGCTCTTGTAGTCGGTGTCGGCGGAGAAGAGGTTCTTCTCGATCGCCGGGAAGACGACCTTGTCGAGCACCTTGTAGACTTCCTTGAGGCCCTTGTCGAGGAAGATCGCGCCCAGGAAGGCCTCGAACGCGTCGGCGAGGACCGCCTGGCGGTCCCGCCCGGCGTTCTTCTCCTCGCCCTTGCCGAGGAGGAGATAGTCGCCCAGGCGGAAGCTCCGGGCGAAGTCGGCCAGGCTCGATTCGCAGACTTCCTGCGCGCGTTTCTTGGTCAGGACCCCTTCGTCGTCGGGCAGTTTGTCGAAGAGGAAGCGGCCGACGGCGAGGTCGATCACGGCGTCGCCGAGGAACTCGAGGCGCTGGTTGGACGGCTTGCCGTGCTCGTTGGCGTAGGACGAGTGCGTGAGCGCGCGCTCCAGGAGGCTCTCGTCCTTGAACGACAGTTTGAAATAAGCCTGCAGTTCCAGGCTACTCTTCGCTTCCAAGCTGGACCCCCGCTTCCTTCACGTACGCCGCGACCTTCGGATACACCTGGGCGCGGACCGTGTCCGCGGCCTGGCGGATGCCGTTGTAGAAGCCGTAGGACTTCGAGGCGCCCTGCGCCTTGATCACCGGCGCGTACAGACCGAAGATCATCGCGCCGCCGATCTCCTCGGCGGACATCGCCTGCTTGAAGTTGCCGAGCGCACGCTTCGCGAAGAGCGCGCCGATCTTGCCGAAAAGGCTCGCCTTCAGTTCGCGCTTCAGGAGCTTGCCCATGCCCTTCGCGGTTCCCTCCATCGTCTTCATCACGATGTTCGCGGTGAAGCCGTCGGAAATCAGGATGTCGCACGGTGGATCGAGCACTTCCTTGGGTTCGACGTTGCCGTAGAACCGGAAGAGGCCGCAGGTCTTGAACAGTTCGTGGACCTGCTGGTCGAGTTCGCGTCCCTTGCCCTCCTCGGTGCCGATGTTGATGAGACCGACCGTCGGGTCGGGCCGATTCATGACTTCCTTGGCGTAGACGACGGCGAAATAGGCCTGCTGCAGCATGTGCTCCGGACGGATCTCGAGATTTCCTCCGGCGTCGAGCAGGATCGTGCCCCGGCCGTCGAGCGAGGGGATGATCGGTGCGATCGCGGTCCGCTTGAAGCCCGGCATGCGCCGCACCAGGATGTGCGCCCCGGCGATCAGGGCCTGGGTCGCACCGGAAGAGACGGTCGCGTCGTTCTCGCCCTTACGGAGACTCGCGAGCGCCATCGCCATCGATCCTTCGGGATGCTCCTTGATCGCCTTGATCGGATTGTGCTCTCCCATCGGGATCACGTAGCCGCTCGGGACGACGGTGATGCGTTCCGCATTCGTCAGGTATTTCGCGACCTCGACGGGGTCGCCATAGAGTTTGATTTCGATGTCGGGGATCTTCCGGATCGCCAGCATCGCGCCTTCGATCTGTTCTTTCGGGGCGTAGTCGCCGCCCATCGCGTCGACCGCGAGTCTGATCATGGTTAACACCTCTTCAGTAGTATATCATACATTCAGTCCAAATGGTACGCGTCGATCGCCGCCTCGGCCCTGCGTACGAGTTCGCGCGCCAGTCGGTCGGGATCGGCGAACAGCGTCTCGGCGTCGGCGAAGGCCTGTTCGAGCAGGTCGCGGTCCTCGACCACGTTCGCCGCCTTGAAGGCGGGCAGGCCCGTCTGTTCCTCGCCGAAGACGTCCCCGGGACCGCGGCGCCTCAGATCTTCCTCGCTGATCGCGAAGCCGTCGTGGGTCTCAGCCAGGATCGCGAGGCGTTCGCCACCAAGGTTCTCGACGTCAGTCACGAGATGGCAGTACGACTGTTTTCCGCCGCGGCCGACGCGGCCGCGGAGCTGATGGAGCTGCGAGAGGCCAAAGCGGTCGGCGTTCAGGATCGCCATCACCGTCGCGTTCGGGACGTCGACGCCGACCTCGACGACGGTAGTCGCGACGAGGACGTCGGTCTTCCCCTCGCGGAAGGCGGCGACGGCCGCATCCTTCTCGACCGATTTCATCCGGCCGTGGAGCGAGCCGACGGACACGCCCGCCGGCAGATGCTTCTTCACGAGCGCGACCGCGTCGGGCACGCCATAGGCGTCGGTGGAATCATCGGCGGTCACGAGCGGCGCGATCACGTACGCCTGCCTGCCCGCGGCGATCTCGCGCGCCACGTCGTCCATCAGCCGCGGAAAATCGGCGAAGTCGACGATGTCGGTGACGATCGGGATCCGTCCCGCCGGCATCGTCCGGATCGTCGAGACGTCCATGTCGCCGAAGAGGGCGATCGCGAGCGTGCGCGGAATCGGCGTCGCCGACATCACGAGCACGTCCGGGACGTATCCCTTCTCGCGCAGGATCCGGCGCTGGGCGACGCCGAAGCGATGCTGCTCGTCGATCACGACGAAGCCGAGGCGATGGAAGACGACCGGTTCCTGGATGAGTGCGTGGGTGCCGCAAACGACGTCGACGGAACCGTCCGCGAGACCCGCCAGGACGCGTTCGCGCTCGCCGCCTCGGACCGCCCCGGAAAGGAAGGCGACGCGGACGGAGAAGGGAGACAGAAGCCGTTCGAGGGTGGCGTGGTGCTGGCGCGCGAGGATCTCGGTAGGCGCCATGAAGACGGTCTGCTCACCGGCGGTGTGGATCGCGTAGGCCGCGATCGCGGCGCAGATCGTCTTGCCGGACCCGACGTCGCCCTGGAGCAGGCGGAGCATCCGCCGCGGCTTCTTCAGGTCGGCGAAGATCTCGTTGGTCGCCTGCTTCTGGTCGGCGGTGAGTTCGAAGGGAAGCGTGGCGATGAAGGCGCGGACGCGGTTGATGGCGTAGGCTTTGGGAACCGTCGCCACCGCGTCGTTCTTCCGTTTCTGGACGCGGACCGCGAGACCGAAGGCCAGCAGTTCGCCGTACTTGATGCGTCGCGAGGCGCGGTCGATCTCGGATTCGTCCGTCGGCCGGTGGATGTAGTCGAGGACGGTACCGAGCGGTGCGATCCCGCGTTGTTCGAGCAGTCTGGCCGGAATCGTCTCGAAGGCCGCCTCGGGCGCGAGCGGCCGCGCCGTCAAGACGTACTTCGCCATCATCGCATCGGAGACGCCGTCCAGTCCGTAGACCGGAAGGATGCCCTCGCGGTAGCCGCCGGCGAGAACGATCGCGCTGGCGACGAAGACCCGCCGTCCCGGTTCGAACCGGCCGGTCGCGACCAGCTCGGCGCCGGGGATGAGGGCGGATCGGAGGAATTCGCGGTTGAAGACGGCGATCCGGAAGGCGAAGCCGTCGGCCTCGACGTCGACCGAAAGGCGGGTCAGCTTCCTTCTGATGTAGGCGACCGTCGCCTGTTTCGCGACGACGGCGCGGACGTCCGCCTCGACGCCCTCGGCGACGGATCGGGCCGGGGTCGGGAAGTGACGCTCGTACCGGATCGGAAAGGTGAGGACGAGGTCGCGCGGCGTGCGGATCCCGAGTCGATCGAGTTTCGCCGCGGTCGCGGCGCCGATTCCCTTGACGTCGGTGATGATTGCCATCGGATTCCTCCTTTCCGTCGGAACACCCTCCATTGTATCATACGCCGCCCGCAGGGGGCGGACGGAGATGAAAAAAAGACGCCCCGAAAGGCGTCTTGTAGGCGAGGGGTCATTCGACCGAAACGATGTAGGAATAGATCTCCTGGCCGCCGGCGATCGTCTCGACTTCGGCGGAGGAGAGGTCTTCGATGGCCTTGACGAGCACGTCGACTTCGGCGTCCTGGACGTCGGCGCCGTACATCACGGTGACGATCTCGCTCTTCGGGTCGAGCATCCGCTCCATCATTGCGGTCGCGACCGCGAGGCGGTCCTGCGCGCAGGAGACGATCTCGCCGTCGTGGATTCCGATGAAGTCGTTCTTCCGGATCTGGACGCCGTTGTTCACGGAGTCGCGGATCGCGTAGGTGACCTCGCCGGTCTTCACGTGCATGATGTGGTTCTTCATGTCGGTCAGGTTCTTCTCGGCGTCCTGGGTGGCGTCGAACATCGTGAGCGAGGCGTAGCCTTGGGCGATCGTCTTCGCCGGCAGGACGTAGACCTTCTTGTTCTCGATGATCTTCGCCGCCGTCTCGGCGGAGAGGAGCACGTTCTTGTTGTTGGGGATGATGATGACGGAGTCGGCGTCGATCGCGTCGCAAGCCTGGACGAAGTCCTCGATCGAGGGATTCATCGTCTGGCCGCCTTCGATGATGAAGTCGCAGCCCATCTCGATGAACGTCTCCTTGAGGCCGTCGCCGTTGACGACGGCGACGATCGCGTACTTCTTGTGGACGCGGGGGGTGACGCGGGGGGTATGGTCGTGGCCGCAGTCGCACGGTTCGCCGGAGGTTCCTTCGGCGTGCGTCGGCTCGTGCATCACGACTTCGGTGTGCTGGACGGTCATGTTCTCGATCTTGAGGTTGATGAAGAAGCCGAAGCGCTGGCCGAGGTTCAGGACGTCACCGGGGGTCTCGGTGTGGATATGGACCTTGAGGATGTTGTCGTCCTGGACGCAGACGAGGGAGTTCCCGAGGGGACTGATCATCTCGACGAAATCCTTCTGGGAGAACTCGTCGACCTTGGCGATCTGCATGATGAACTCGGTGCAGTAGCCGTAGTTTCCGTCGTCTTTGAAGGCCTCGTGGTTGAGGACCGACTGCGGCCGGGGAGCCTCGCCCGCGACGTGGCCGGGTGCCTTCTGGGCCGCGTCGACGGCGTCGGCGAGGGTCTTGCCCTTGAGCGCGTCGAGCATCCCGCGGACGATCTCGATGTAGCCGGCTCCGCCGGAGTCGATGACGCCAACCTCCTTCAGGATCGGAAGCAGGTCGGGGGTGCGTTCGAGGGAAGCCTCGAGCTCGACCATGTAGGAATCGAACAGGGTCTCGAAGCGGTTCGTGGTCGGGCAGAGCGAGAGCGCCCGGTCGGCGCCTTCGCGGGCGACCGTGAGCATCGTGCCTTCGACCGGGTTGATGACGGCCGCATAGGCTTGCTCCACGCCGTTGCGCAGCGCGTGGGAAAAGGTACAGGTGTCGGCTTCCGCAAGTCCCTTGAGACCGTTGGCGAGACCGCTGAAGAGCTGCGAAAGGATGACGCCGGAGTTGCCCCGCGCCCCCATCAGCATCCCTCTGGCGATCGCCTTCGCGACGACGCCGATGGCCGCTTCGTCGGAAGCGGCAACGGCCTTGGCGCCGGCGGTCATGGTCGCCGACATGTTGGAGCCGGTGTCACCGTCCGGAACCGGGAAGACGTTCAGTTCGTTGATCCGGTCGATGTTGTTGCGAAGCTGGATCGCACCGTTCGTCACCATTTTCTTGAGCAGACGCCCGTCGATCAGGAATGTGTCCATTGGAACCCTCCATGCGAGTCTAGGATCGTGTATCCGTGAACGGCGTCGCGAGTCGCGAGCCGAAAAAACGCCGAAAAGGCAAAAACATCATATCACATCGATTTCGAAAAAGCAATTACTTTGTGTTTCAAAGCCTCCCCCGGGGACGACTTCGAAAAAAGCAGATTTTGCTTGCATTCCCATCATATTATGATAAAATATAGATTGCTGAATCAAGTAGAAACGGAGTGAAACCCATGCCGAGAGTCTGCGTCATCACCGGAAAGAGCAACATGTCGGGGAACCAGCGTTCCCACTCGATGATCGCCACCCGCAAACAATGGAAGGCCAACCTGCAGAAGGTCCGCATCGTCGACGAGAACGGCAACGTGAAGCGCGTCTACGTTTCCGCCCGTGCCCTCAAGAGCGGAAAGATCACGAGAGCCTGACACATTCGCGAGAAATCGCGCCTCTTCGGAGGCGTTTTTTCTTTCTTCCATTCGACCCGAAATCCATGCAAAAAGAGCGCCGATCGGCGCTCTTTGCATTTTCAGAAACCCGTGTCGAAGATCGCGACGACGGTCTTGACGTCGTTGATCGGAATCGAGAAACCCATGCCTTCGATGTCCGTCGTGGCGTACTTCGAGACGTTGATTCCGACAACCTCGCCGGCGAGATTGAAGAGCGGTCCGCCGGAATTGCCGGAATTGATCGAGGCGTCGTGCTGGATGTAGAGGACGGCGCCGTCCCCGGCCACGTCGCGGCCGGTGCCGGCGACGACGCCCATCGTCATCGAACCGTAGAAGTCGTATCCTTTCGGATGTCCGCTGGCGAGGACGATCATGCCGGTCGCGACGGTGTCCGAATCGCCCAGCGCGGCGGGCACGATCGCGTAGGGAAGGTCGGCTCCGGAGAAGCGGAGGACGGCGATGTCGACGTCGGCGTTCGCCCCGAGCAGTTCGCCGGTGACGTACGAGCCGTCGGAAAAGACGATCCGGTAGTTGTCCCCGCCTTCGACGACGTGTTCGTTCGTGATCAGATAGTATGCGTCGGCGACCGCGTCGTAGCGGTAGACGACGCCGCTGCCGAGGGCGAGCCCGTTGACGCCGGCATAGGTCGAGACGCCGAGCACGGAGGCATCGGCGACGAGCACGACCTCGTCGATGCGGTCCTGCAGTTCGTTCGCGACGACCGCGATCGAACCCGATTCGAGCATGGTTTCGAGATCCGCGACGACCTTCGCGTAGATCTCCTCGTAGAGTTCCTCGCCGATGCCGGCGGCGACGCTGTCGTAGACCTCCTGGTAGATCTCGTCGTAGACGTCCTGGTAGATCTGGTCGATCAGGTCGTCGAGGTCCGAGTAGACGTAGGTGCGTGAGGCTCCCGACGACGTCGTCGTGACGGCCGTGAACGTCGTCGCGGCGGTCGTGGTCTCTCCCGAAATCGAACGGACCGCGAAGCCGCCGAGGACGGAAAGGACGGCAAGCGCCAGGATCACGATGATCTTTTTCATGGAAGGATCCTCCTCAGGGTCGCGGCATCAGTTCGATCGCGTCGAACGTGAGATAGCCGCCGTTCCGGTAGACGGTGACGGAGATGACGTCGCCGACGTGGTACTGCTTGAACTGCTGGACGAAATCGTCGGTGTCGACGATGTCGATCGCGCCGATCCGGGTGACGATGTCGCCCGGCTCGACATAACCGTCGAGGGTCGCGCCGTCGCCGACGGCGAGGACGTAGAAGCCGGCCTCGATGCCCTCCGGAAGCGTGATTCCGTAGAAGGTGAAGTAGTCGGGGTTCTGGGCGATGTCGACGAAGGTGATCCCGAGCACGGGCTTGACCTTCGAGACGCCGAATTCCTCGATGTCGTCGCAGATCGCGGACACGAGGTTCGACGGGATCGCGAAGCCCATCCCCTCGATCTCGGTGGCGGCGATCTTGATCACGTTGATCCCGATCACCTCGCCGTCGAGGTTGAAGAGCGCGCCGCCCGAGTTGCCGGCGTTGATCGAGGCGTCGTGCTGGATGTAGTTCACGAACATGTCCTTGACCTCGTCGTTGTCGATGTCGAAATAGCGGTCGAGTCCGGACACGATCCCCATCGTCATCGACCCGTAGTAGTCGAAGCCGGAGGGGTTCCCGACGGCGAGGACGATCGTGCCCTTCGTGACGAGGTCGGAATCGCCGAACGCGGCGGTGGCGTAATCGGTCGCGGACGTGAAGTAGATCACGGCGACGTCGACGGTCGCGTCGACACCGCGCAGCACGCCGTCGTGATACTCGCCGTCGGGCGTAAGGATCCTGAGGGAAGCGGCGCCTTCGACGACGTGGTTGTTCGTGACCACGTAGTACTGGTCTCCGGTGTGCTTGTAGACAACGCCGGAACCGACCGAAACGCCGTTGCCCTGGGCGTCGTAGTTGGCGACGCCGACGACGGCCTGGGCTTCGCCCATGGCGACCGACCGCACCAGTTCGACGATCGAAAGCGGCGTGACGGTGATCGTGCCGTCGACGATCATGGCGACGACGTCGTCCATGATCTGGGCGTAGATCTCGTCGAAACGATCCTGGGACAGGTCGGCGGCGACTTCGGCGTAGACGGCGTCATAGAGTTCCGCATAGATGCGGTTGTAGACTTCCGACCGGATCAGGTCGATGTCGATCGTGACCTCGGTGGTGGTGACGGATACGGTCGTCGCCGCGGTGGTGACGGCGGTCGTGGAGCGGGTGGTCGTCGAGATCGGGAAGACGAACGTGCAGCCGGCGAAGGCCACGGTCGCGATCAGGGCGAGGAACAGGGCAAGGATTCGTTTCATGTGCGACACCTCGTTGGGAATTGCGTCCATTATAGCACCGCGTCCCGCGCATTGCGTGACGCGTGCGTGTTTTTTTGATGAAATCGCTAGCGCCCGCGCGGTTCCGGGTCGTCGGTCTCGATGACGAGCAGACGGCCTTTCGAAAACGCCACTTCGCCCGCGCCTTCGTTGGAGACGCAGAGCGACTCGTGGGTGGCGAGGTAATGGTCGTCGAGTTCGTAGCGGAATCCCTTGATGGACAGCCGGTAACAGTCCTCGAGCGCGAAGAAGGAGACGTACCGCCGGTCGTTCGCGATCCGGTGGACGCCCTTGCGGAGCACGTACATGCGCGTCCGGCCGTCTTCGAAGGAAAGATCGTAGCGCTTCATCAGGTTGACGTTGGCGATCAGGTGGTCGACCCGTCCGCCGATCCCACCGTAGACGACGATCTCGTCGTAGACATGGTGGTTGTGCACGTAGTCGACGGCGAAGGCGAGGTCGGTCATGTTCTTGTCGGCCGGCAGTTCGACGACGACCTTCGCCGTGGTTCGGACGCGGTCGACGTTTCCCGGATCGATCGAGTCGAAGTCGCCGACGGCGAGATCGATCGGCAGGTTCGCTTCGAGCATGCGGTCCAGTCCTGAATCGACGCCGACGAGCAGATCCCCCTCCTCCTCGCGGTAGAGGCGGGACACGTCGTAATCGTTCGGTCCGGCGAAGATCTTAACCCTGACGGCCATGGGCGAGCTCCGCGATCGCGTTTTCGCGATCGGCACGATTGAAGATGAACGATCCGGCGACGACGACGTCGGCGCCGGCGGCGCGGACGATTTCGGCCGTCTCGGCGTTGATCCCGCCGTCGACCTCGATCAGGAAGTCGAGGCCGCGAGCGCGGCGGATCGCGGCGAGCCGGGCGATCCTGTCCGCCGCCGCGGGCAGGAACCGCTGCCCCCCGCGTCCCGGTTCGACCGACATGACGAGGACGAGGTCGGCGGATCCGAGGTACGGTTCGAGCGCGGCGACGGGCGTCGCGGGCTTGATCGAGACGCCGGCCTTGAGGCCGAGCGCCTTGAGCGCGGAGAGCGCCGCGGCCGGGTCGGCGACCGCCTCGAGGTGGAAGGTGACGGAATCGGCGCCCGCGGCCGCATAGTCGGAAAAGGACGCCTCCGGGGCGACGGTCATCAGATGGCAGTCGAAGAACCGGTCGCTCTTCGGCCGCAGGGCGCGGACCAGTTCGTGGCCGTACGTCGCCGCGGGCACGAACCTTCCGTCCATCACGTCGAAGTGGAGCCAGGCGGCGGATGCGACGGAGGTGATCTCGTTGTCGAGGTCGTTCATGTCGGCGGTCAGGAAGGATGGGGCGACGATCATCGGACTCACCTCAGTATTTCGGCTTCAGGTTCCTGATCTCCTCGCGGATCCTCAGGTAGTTGGCGTGACGTTCGGGCAGGATCGTCCCGGCCGCGACGGCGGCCTTGACGGCGCAGCCGGGCTCGTGGTCGTGGGTGCAGCCGTTGAACCGGCAGCGGTCCGCGACGGCGGTGAAGTCGGGATAGAGGTCCTGCAGGGTGGCGAGCCGGACGCCCTCGAACTCAAGCCGCGAGAAGCCCGGCGTGTCGGCGATCCAGCCGTCGGAGAAGGGGATCAGCTCGACCGTGCGGGTCGTGTGCTTCCCGCGCCCGAGCGCCTGCGAAATCGCGTCGGTGGCGCGGTGCAGGGTGGGGTCGACGGCGTTCAAAAGGCTCGACTTGCCGGCGCCGGTCTGGCCGGCGAGGACGCTCGTCCTGCCCCGGAGATGGGGCTTGAGGGCTTCGGCGCCGTCGGTTTCGAGCGAGTTCACGAACAGCACCGGACAGAACGGCTCGTAGAACGAAAGCTTCCGCCGGAGCGTCGACAGTTTCTCGCTTCCGAGGAGGTCGATCTTCGTGACGACGATCAGCGGCGCAACGCCCGCGGCGCGCACGAGGACGAGGAACTGGTCGAGCAGGAGGAAGGAGAAGTCCGGTTCGCGCGCGGCGTTCACGACGATCGCCTGGTCGACGTTGGCGACGGCCGGTCGGACGAGGTCGTTTCGGCGCGGCCGGATCGCGCGGATCGCGCCGTCCGCGACGACGACGTCGTCGCCGACCCTGGGCGATTCGCCCTGGTGGCGGAAGATGCCCGCGGCGCGCAGGTCGACGGTGTTGCCTTCCTTGTCGACGACGGTGTAGAGTCCCCCCGTCAGCCGGATGATCTTGCCCTCGTTCAAGCCGATTCCCCCTTCGAATGCATACCGTCATTATAACCCAAAAGCCATGAAAAAAGAAGACTCGCGTCTTCTCTCTTCGGTATCCGGTTCAGTAACCCTTGACGCGGCGCTCGAAGTAGGCCTTCGGGTGGTCGCACACCGGGCACTTCTCGGGGGCCTTCTTCCCGACGTGGATGTGTCCGCATTCGCGGCAGATCCAGATCGTCGACTCCTCGGATTCGAACACGCGGGCGTCCTGGACGCTCTTCAGGAGGGCGAGATAGCGCTCCTCGTGCTCCTTCTCGATCTTCGCGACCGCTTCGAAGAGGAAGGCGATCTTCGTGAAGCCTTCCGCGCGGGCGGTCTCGGCGAAGCCCTTGTACATGTCGGTCCATTCGTAGTGCTCGCCCGCGGCGCCGTCCTGGAGGTTCTCCGCCGTCGACGGGATC is a window encoding:
- a CDS encoding trypsin-like peptidase domain-containing protein, with the translated sequence MKRILALFLALIATVAFAGCTFVFPISTTTRSTTAVTTAATTVSVTTTEVTIDIDLIRSEVYNRIYAELYDAVYAEVAADLSQDRFDEIYAQIMDDVVAMIVDGTITVTPLSIVELVRSVAMGEAQAVVGVANYDAQGNGVSVGSGVVYKHTGDQYYVVTNNHVVEGAASLRILTPDGEYHDGVLRGVDATVDVAVIYFTSATDYATAAFGDSDLVTKGTIVLAVGNPSGFDYYGSMTMGIVSGLDRYFDIDNDEVKDMFVNYIQHDASINAGNSGGALFNLDGEVIGINVIKIAATEIEGMGFAIPSNLVSAICDDIEEFGVSKVKPVLGITFVDIAQNPDYFTFYGITLPEGIEAGFYVLAVGDGATLDGYVEPGDIVTRIGAIDIVDTDDFVQQFKQYHVGDVISVTVYRNGGYLTFDAIELMPRP
- the rpmB gene encoding 50S ribosomal protein L28, with product MPRVCVITGKSNMSGNQRSHSMIATRKQWKANLQKVRIVDENGNVKRVYVSARALKSGKITRA
- a CDS encoding trypsin-like peptidase domain-containing protein; the encoded protein is MKKIIVILALAVLSVLGGFAVRSISGETTTAATTFTAVTTTSSGASRTYVYSDLDDLIDQIYQDVYDEIYQEVYDSVAAGIGEELYEEIYAKVVADLETMLESGSIAVVANELQDRIDEVVLVADASVLGVSTYAGVNGLALGSGVVYRYDAVADAYYLITNEHVVEGGDNYRIVFSDGSYVTGELLGANADVDIAVLRFSGADLPYAIVPAALGDSDTVATGMIVLASGHPKGYDFYGSMTMGVVAGTGRDVAGDGAVLYIQHDASINSGNSGGPLFNLAGEVVGINVSKYATTDIEGMGFSIPINDVKTVVAIFDTGF
- the rpe gene encoding ribulose-phosphate 3-epimerase; amino-acid sequence: MIVAPSFLTADMNDLDNEITSVASAAWLHFDVMDGRFVPAATYGHELVRALRPKSDRFFDCHLMTVAPEASFSDYAAAGADSVTFHLEAVADPAAALSALKALGLKAGVSIKPATPVAALEPYLGSADLVLVMSVEPGRGGQRFLPAAADRIARLAAIRRARGLDFLIEVDGGINAETAEIVRAAGADVVVAGSFIFNRADRENAIAELAHGRQG
- a CDS encoding thiamine diphosphokinase, translated to MAVRVKIFAGPNDYDVSRLYREEEGDLLVGVDSGLDRMLEANLPIDLAVGDFDSIDPGNVDRVRTTAKVVVELPADKNMTDLAFAVDYVHNHHVYDEIVVYGGIGGRVDHLIANVNLMKRYDLSFEDGRTRMYVLRKGVHRIANDRRYVSFFALEDCYRLSIKGFRYELDDHYLATHESLCVSNEGAGEVAFSKGRLLVIETDDPEPRGR
- a CDS encoding DAK2 domain-containing protein encodes the protein MDTFLIDGRLLKKMVTNGAIQLRNNIDRINELNVFPVPDGDTGSNMSATMTAGAKAVAASDEAAIGVVAKAIARGMLMGARGNSGVILSQLFSGLANGLKGLAEADTCTFSHALRNGVEQAYAAVINPVEGTMLTVAREGADRALSLCPTTNRFETLFDSYMVELEASLERTPDLLPILKEVGVIDSGGAGYIEIVRGMLDALKGKTLADAVDAAQKAPGHVAGEAPRPQSVLNHEAFKDDGNYGYCTEFIMQIAKVDEFSQKDFVEMISPLGNSLVCVQDDNILKVHIHTETPGDVLNLGQRFGFFINLKIENMTVQHTEVVMHEPTHAEGTSGEPCDCGHDHTPRVTPRVHKKYAIVAVVNGDGLKETFIEMGCDFIIEGGQTMNPSIEDFVQACDAIDADSVIIIPNNKNVLLSAETAAKIIENKKVYVLPAKTIAQGYASLTMFDATQDAEKNLTDMKNHIMHVKTGEVTYAIRDSVNNGVQIRKNDFIGIHDGEIVSCAQDRLAVATAMMERMLDPKSEIVTVMYGADVQDAEVDVLVKAIEDLSSAEVETIAGGQEIYSYIVSVE